From the Trypanosoma brucei brucei TREU927 chromosome 6, complete sequence genome, the window GTTTCGCAATGAAAAATGTTAGCCGTTGTCATTTGAGGGTATTATGGTTACTTGAAGCGACATGTTAGCTTTATACCCTAATCCccatttcattattttaaACCTTCGTTTAAAATTGTAAGCAACGACAAGGAGTATGAGATTTAATAATAACGGTGACTTTGGGCGGTTCCGTGCCGAGTGAAACCTCCTGCGCTTTCCTTAATTTGCACGTATTCTTGAGGGTGGTGGAGACGGCTTTAAATCGTTCTAAAGTTTGTGTCGCGGGAACATCTCCATATAGATGTATgggtttatttatttagaATATTGGTTTTTCGTATTCTTTTCGAATTaacttttgtgtttcttttcctctaaCTTTTCTTACTAAAAGATTTAAGCGATCACTTATTCCGTTTATCACAAACAAAGCAACACCGACGATAGCAGCAGcaagaaagacaaacaagAACAGGTAAAGCAacagagtttttttttctgttttaaaAAGTTcatatgttttgtttttctcgttTCGCTCTCTGTGCTGCGGCGCCTCGTGTGCTTGTAACTGGAGCTCTGGGTCAAATCGGAACTGATCTTAGCCTTGCATTGCGAGACAAGTTTGGTGCAGACTCCGTCCTGGTGAGTGATGTGGTTGAGCCAGGTGCAAAGCACCCACTTGCCGGTTTAAAGGGCGTTGAGAAGCTCGACTGCCTCGACAGCAACGGTTTTGAGAAGTTGGTGAAGGAGTTTaaaccaacatggatgtatCACCTCCCGGCTATTATGTCCGTCCGTGGTGAAGCGGAACCTGATCTTGCGATGGATATCAACGTTAACACCACACGTTATGCACTTGAGCTTGCTCGGAAGTACAATATACGTATTTTCATTCCAAGCACCATCGCCGCCTTTGGTGACAAGTGTGGGAAGACTATGACGAAGGATGATACCATCATGAACCCCTCCACGGTGTACGGTGTGACGAAAGTTTACACGGAATTGCTCGGCACGTGGTACCGTCAAAAGTACGGTGTGGATTTCCGCAGTGTGCGTCTACCTGGTATTATATCTGCTGCAACGCTCCCTGGTGGAGGTGCCACAGACTACGCCATTCACATGTACCATTCTGCACTTCTGCAGAAGAAATGTGTGTGTCCTGTTCTCCCTTACGAGTCACTCCCTATGATGTACATGCCCGACACACTGAACAGTTTGGTAAAAATCATGGAGGCGCCCCTTGAGAAGTTGACTCGCACGGTGTACAACATAACTGGTTTTAGTTTTTCCCCATCGGAACTGAGGTTCAGCATTGAGAGGTGTACTGACCGCACCATTGAGGTGGAATATGTGGAGGGTCCTGCTCAAAAGATTGCAAACTCGTGGCCAGACAGTCTCGATGACAGCAACGCACGCAATGACTGGGGACACCAGGTGAAATATGATATTGATATGATGAGCGAAGATATGTTGCGGCAGATACCAATCCTTCATGGACTTCCATCCTTGTGagtatgaaagaaaaaaacaaaaataaataaacgaagGAGCGAAGCGGCGGAAACGCATGGTTGCATGCGCATATTCGGGTTTCTGCAAAGGTATGTGTATGGTTGTTGAAGATGGGAAactaataaaagaaagggaaagagaaatgatGCCGCTCGTCAAGACGAAAATACCcacgaaggaaaataaacagTAGGAACTTGAAAACATCCTGCAGTCGATGGTGGAAActcattaatttttttgttcgacTTAGCGTACGTAATCCCTCCTTTTTACGTCctccttgtttcttttcgaaCTAATCTtcgttttactttttctgaTACACTCTATCACTGCATGGGGGTTGTTAAGTATCTTTTTACTGTCTTTGATCGTTGAAGGTTCTTGTAATTCCTTCTTGggtaaaagggaagaaacgaaagaagaaTTGTATTGTGTTTTCGTTAACGGGATAATTCTTATCGTTtcgcattccttttttttcttttcattctttatatttttgtgatCAACgcctttatcttttttcttttattcgcttgttgtttttaataGTGCTATTGGGAAGGGGGAGGTGAAGCGTAAATTCGCTTGCGCAGGGcgtgaagaggaaataataGGAAGATATTGCCTGTAGTGTTGGAGAGATTGCGTCAagtaaggaaagaaaagacaaaaaaaatactgaaaTACCAGCAGCAACAATTGTTACGCATTACTCCagaaactttttttcttcccgccCAACCTCTTTCCGCTTCTTCTTATGCCGCAGATATTTTACAATTTTGACGTTACTCGTGtcgttagtttttttttccgtcgGGTTGCAATGCGGTAATGGGCCTTTAGCGTTCATCATATTTTTCAATTTATTTGTGCCATTTCTGTGTGTTCCTCAGCTTCTCCCTCGCTTCattttactgttgttgtgtcGCCTTGTAATTATTTCATTATCTTTCCTTATGTTTTATTCAATGTACGCATCAATGCCATTCACACAAAGTTTTGACCTCCACTAAGCGAAtgggggaggaagaaaatttgAATTTAAaaagcaattttttttttttactttgttacCTTATGGAGTCGTTGTTGCTCTCGTTGTGAACAACACATTCGCAcattcacacacatatacgcaTATATAAAGCGGGTGCTTCTCGCTTCCGTAcaatcatcatcgtcatgtACCACATGGACTGAAAAGAACGTAACTCTCAGTTTCTGCGGAAGGAGACAATTAACCGTAATACCGAATGGTGTTGTTTTCGTATCGTCCtatatttttctgttgtaCCGATTGCTGATATTGTCGCAACCTCTCTTTCCACTCTGGATATGGTGGGAATGAAATGTCATCggtgaatgaatgaaagcgGAAGTATTTGAAAGAACACGCACAATGGGAGAGCATGTGAACGGTTCCTGTcgttactatcattattgtgTGTTGGATAATTTTTATTCATATTATTTATAGCTTTCCCCTTGCACTGCGGTCCTATCTCGTCACTTTTCCACAGGGGGAAGTGCTATAAAACTTGATGTTTCGATAACATCTTTCGAATGGTTTTATTCctctaattttttaaatgtttttttttacatatgttctctcctttcctttctttgttatttttctcttttcttctcgttgTTGCTTTTACTACTCAAGTTCTCTGGTATACTATTTTTGTTGCCGAGTAAAAATATcatttgatatatatatatatatatatattgggaAGTGAAAAGCTTTATCTGGCCAAGTTGTTGAGAATATTTCACTACGGGAGGGGATAGAATTTAAACCGTATGTCAGCCCGAAACAAAATGGGACTTGAGCAGGCCGGAAGTGCCGTGCCGAGTTCCACATCAGGGTATGTTTCCACCAGCCGACATTCAAAAACTTCGGAAAGTCGCAGATCCGGTGACCGGCAAGTAGTGCGTGGAATGGATTCCGTacgttcgtttttttccaGAAACTGTAAACCAGCGGAGGTGAACAAACCGTCGAGTTGCCGGAGAAGGGCGTTGCAGACGTCACTCCCGGTGGAAGGGGGTAACACTACACGAGGGGAAATAGTTGCGAAGTCATTAGACTCTTGGATTACGAAGAGACCAGCGAGCGCTTCCGCATCGCATGAAGTACCAGCGAAGGTTCCCGATAAGAGAAGATTTATACGGCTGTCGCAGTCGTCGCTTTCCTCCATCATGACTGATCAAAGTTTAGTCACGCAACCACTTCTCGATACACCAGAAGGGTATGATCACACTGCAGGGTTAAGGGTGGAAAGTGAATCGGGGGATTTGGTGTCGGCGTGTACTCAACGTCCGGTTAAAAACAGTCACtgtgtttccccttcccttcgctGTTCCAACGTCGGGGAACCCCATTTATCCATCTCGAAACAACTGACAGATGACAAATGCCGTATCGGTAAGCACAATGGATcaacaaaatatatgaataATGTCGTTTCGTCTTTGCCCATCTCCATTTATTCCTCACCGGAAACATTCAGTTGCAGTAACGAAGCCACTCAGCAATCGaatgggaaggagggaaaagtgaAGGCGGAGAAGAGGCCTCGGCCGCAAATGTCACCGGGGCAACACACATCAATGTGCAGTGCGGATCAAAACCAGATGGCGGTGTCGAACGATAGGGAAATGGATGAGCGAGAGCGATTAGGAACTGAGCCTTCTAACAAACTAGAGCTGCCTCGGGGAGTGCTGGGAATCGAAGGAATTTTGTCGTTTGAAGAGAATCCGGCACTTGCAAGGGCTGATTTTAATGTTGGCTTGCGTGTGTTGGTGCAGCGGGAAGGAGAGTGGCTTTTTGCCACTGTCGTGTCGCGGGAGGAAAATGGTTACGTGGATGTTTGTCTGGAGGGTAACGGAACCACGATTCGGTCGACAACGAGTAACCTCCGAGTAGATGAAGCGAAAACTGGCAGCAGTACAGAAAGGAAGATAAGCAGCGGGAAAGACGAGAAGTGTGCTCCGTTAGTGTCGTCTCCGAAACAAACCAATTTGGAAGTGATTGGGATGAGCGAGGCGACTTCTCCCAACCTGACAGCACCGGAAAAGACACAAACAGGGCCTTGTGAAGAAGTAAGTAGTAAGCGGGTACATCCCTCGGTAATTttgatgtatgtttctcccACGGTAGGAGAACGTCTAGGTAAAGATGCGCTACATGTGCTACGAAATTTAACGAAATCGGGGACAACACTTGTGGATTCACCCCAAAAGCTGCAGGGAGCATCGCAAAGGATAATGTCAGCAAAAGAACAATATGGAGTTCCACAGCAGTGCGGAAAACATTTGTGGGGTATTTGCTTCGTTCTTGTTTCTGGTACCGCCGAGCATTATGCAAGGGAGGTTAGAATTATTGATGAGGCGCATGCTGTTGGTATATCTGCAGTATCTCTAAAGTGGTTGGAGCGATTACACAATGAAGGTTCGTGGAATGCATCTAGTGTGTCGCTGCCGTATCCGGAGGAGTTGATGGATCAGAATGACGGAGGCGTCTTTCGATGTTCGCTACTGCGTGAGGCTGAGCGAACTCTGCGTCAACATTTGGTGTACATCCCCATAGCTGACCCCGATATAGAAAATCTCATAGAGCTTAGTGGTGGAAAGGTGACGAGAACACTTCCGCCGAATAAGCAGAACTGTCCAGGGCCTTCAGATCCTCACTGGATATATGTCAAAGACGGGAATCAAAATCCACTTCGTACAAGTCATCCAAGCATCAAAACACTTAGTCTCGAAAGGTTACGAAAGCGCATACACAGTTATTTCGCGACTCTTCCATCATCGTTCAGTGGCCAGGATGATTGTACGTGCTTCGACGTTAAGGCTGATGGTACGCTGGTGGATAAGTGCCTGAAGACGCAAGATGATGAAAATACCGCGTCTGATGGCGAAACAGCAGCGACAAAAATGGGCGGGGAGGAGCATGATTTCACATTATTTGCTCGACCGTGCGACTACCCGACCCGCGAAGAGCCTAAGATATTACCAGGAGAAGACTATTACTTTCGTCTTCCACGTGGGGACGACCGGGAGGGCCAAATAAATCAAGCGTTCCCCGTGGCAATGGGTCGCGTTTTGAATGTTAACGGATCCAGTGCCCATGGTCGCACAGTGACCATGCAGCTTTACCGCATTACCCGTGTGTACCATGTGCAAGACCCACAAACGGGAAGTATCACCAGCCGTCAGTGTGTCTGCTTGGGACCCGAAACCGTGAGCGTCATGGAGTCTGATCTCATATTCGACACAGgtccctttgttttccccctggAAGCCATGCAACACCTTTACATTTtggaacagcagcaggacTGCCGCGATGGGGCGTCCGCCGGGCCACCTGCATCTCCTTGGAACTCGCAGTTTTCAACGATGGCACCGCGTCCCACTCAGTTCCGCCACCGATATTCATAACTGAGTGCACCTCATGGATCCTTTGTCACTTCTTTCACGTGGGAGACGCCGCACCAAGGTACGAATCTATTAcggcttttttgctttgagGTACCGCGGGGATTTTAAGGGCCAGGGGCAATGCGCTACTTGTAGTTGATGCAGTAGGCTATGCCACATGGAGATGGTATGGTTGTGAATTTGAGGACTGTTGCTATTGACACCGTTTAACTTCTGTATTATCGGTTGAttcggtgtttttttctgtttttatttttattattgtttaatAATCACTTTGTATTATGGTCCAGTACCCAGTCAATGGGGGGCAGTGATATAGTAAATTTGTTAACAAACGGTACTCCTAGTCCGACAAGttagtgattttttttgctttttataACCCTCTTCTTTATGATCCCTTGGATCCCTTCTTATTTTCAGTGAGCTTAACATGCTTGCTTTTTTGGGTTTATTTATGCAGCCGTAGCTCCTGACGTGTGGACAAGTTTATTTTCGCACTGTGGGTGATCGAGTTAAGTTGCCTGCTTACCTCTATTTGTGTGCCAGTCCTTTGTCTCAAACAAATGTACGCAGTAATCTAAGAAGTGTcggtttcccctctccttttttttttttggaaccaAGTGTACTGTTCCGCCTCTTGGCATTGATACTTTTAGATGGCACTGTCATTTACCGATCCGCTAGTAGAACTACAGTCCGTTTCATTCCAATATCCACCACATAATCTCACAGCGATACAAGGGGTCGTGGCCCAAGGAAGGATTTATGATATAACTTTTCAACTTAATAGCGGCGATCGGGTACTGGTAGTTGGACACAATGGAAGTGGGAAATCAACACTTCTTTCTGTTGTCGGTGGACGTCGTAAGGCAGCACAAGGTAAGATTACGGTTCTTGGTACTGATGCATTTGAAGACACAAGAGTTCAACAACATGTCTCTCTTATCGCGGACCCATGGCCGCCAGAAGCTTTTTTTGGCACAACTGTCGACAAACTGGCTTCTCCTGCCCAGCAACAGGAGCGCAAGGAACGCATTGCCAGAATTCTACACCTTTCGTTGCAACGGTCTGTAGAGCATATGAGTACTGGGGAAAAGCGTCGGGTACAAATTCTACACGGCATGCTTGGGAAGAGTGCGGTGTATTTGCTTGATGAATGTAGCACTGATGTCGATGTCGCGGAGAGGAAAGCGGTGCTTGATCTGATACAAGCGGAGTGTATTGCAGAAAGCAGCTGCTGCATGTATGCCACTCATATCTTTGATGGTGTTGGTGATTGGGCGACGCATATTATGCTTATGCGTAACGGCACCATCGTTGAATTCAAGAAAATATCTGAGGTCACAGAACCACTAGAGTCTTTCACGTATAAATTTTTATCGAGGTCGCATGGAAAGTCGCTGAGTTTAACATCGCTTCCAGGTGTCGAAGGCGAAACGAACGGAGCGAGCAATATGGCCAAGGCGGAAGAAGCCAAGGTCTATAACTCTGCTGCTTCGATTGAGACAAAAGAAGCCGTTATTGTTTGTGAGGGTCTTAAGTT encodes:
- a CDS encoding ABC transporter, putative, whose translation is MALSFTDPLVELQSVSFQYPPHNLTAIQGVVAQGRIYDITFQLNSGDRVLVVGHNGSGKSTLLSVVGGRRKAAQGKITVLGTDAFEDTRVQQHVSLIADPWPPEAFFGTTVDKLASPAQQQERKERIARILHLSLQRSVEHMSTGEKRRVQILHGMLGKSAVYLLDECSTDVDVAERKAVLDLIQAECIAESSCCMYATHIFDGVGDWATHIMLMRNGTIVEFKKISEVTEPLESFTYKFLSRSHGKSLSLTSLPGVEGETNGASNMAKAEEAKVYNSAASIETKEAVIVCEGLKFRDLFDGLSFKVYRGERMLLCGCNGVGKSTLLNMMGGSQYFNNTDGALRILGKVCFEDMSLNASIALAGNWWASAPPCEVYVREMVDLNTPRAKHLCELLAVNLNWDVRYLSAGELKRVQLLLRLQEERPIVLLDEATSNLDLDMRHALLSFLYSESVNRGVTVIYVTHIFGGLQEWPTVVMMLDRSRRGLHATWGRSGGNVDKCGVSMDRIVEELIMLKSKEHVNVIV
- a CDS encoding L-threonine 3-dehydrogenase, putative yields the protein MFCFSRFALCAAAPRVLVTGALGQIGTDLSLALRDKFGADSVLVSDVVEPGAKHPLAGLKGVEKLDCLDSNGFEKLVKEFKPTWMYHLPAIMSVRGEAEPDLAMDINVNTTRYALELARKYNIRIFIPSTIAAFGDKCGKTMTKDDTIMNPSTVYGVTKVYTELLGTWYRQKYGVDFRSVRLPGIISAATLPGGGATDYAIHMYHSALLQKKCVCPVLPYESLPMMYMPDTLNSLVKIMEAPLEKLTRTVYNITGFSFSPSELRFSIERCTDRTIEVEYVEGPAQKIANSWPDSLDDSNARNDWGHQVKYDIDMMSEDMLRQIPILHGLPSL